AGTTGCTTTTGTGTTCTCTAAGCAGatatagcaaataaaaataccaaCCCTCACTCCAGTGAAATTTCAGTTTCAGGTGCACAGTGGGTATTTTCCAAGGGTCTCAAATGCTGTATGGGACATGCTTTTGTTATtactgtttttacttttatttttgtgcatgaGACATACCTACACTAAAGGACATTTACCTTTAGAGCCTGGTGTGTGGTGGTACATAATGTGGATCccggcactcagaaggcagaggcaggaggatcgctgggagtttgaggccagtcatagtgagttctgggtccGTCAAGGctgcatactgagaccctgtctcaaaacaaataaacaaacgtGTAATTCAGTTAGCTGAGCATATCAAATGCATGCCCTTGTGTAAGAGGTCCCAATTCTGTCATCCTTAACATGTCCCGATCATTTCCAGCCTGATGCCCCAAGCCAGACCTATGCTGAAGTGAGGCTATGCCAATGACAGGCCaccctgcctggtctacagatcgagttccaggacagccagaactgttatacagagaaaccgtgcctcgaaaaaaccaaaaatgaatatTCATAGTAGTAGTGTTCTCAACAGCCAGAACAACCCAGAAATGCATCAGAAATGAACAAGGCCTAGAAGGGACCAGCTGCCCTGCCTACAGCCAACTGCCAACACTTGTTTACCTCGTGGAAGGTGAAGCCGCTCGCTCACACCTGTGAGCAGCTGACAGCCACAAAGCTGAGGGCTGCTCGCTGCTAGGCTCGCGGCTACTTTTAGGAAGCACCTGACGTGACTCAGTGGGCACCTTCACAGGAACTCTGGGCTTCCTGGGGGCCACACTTGGGTTTTCTCCTGCAAGCTAAATGCACCCAGTCATAAAGCACCTTTTCGTATGCCCTGTGACTGTTGAGACTTGAGCAAGTATCTGTTCACTCCAGACACTGGTGTCAGACTCGTTGGTGAGCAACTGAGTTTAATGGGGTACTTATAGGGGTGTAGATGAGTCAGGCGGCAGTGTCACCAAAAAGCCCCTCCCGGCACTAGCGACACCTCAGGAGAGCTGTGTCCCTGGTGATACGATCTTGGGGAAGAGCCCTGGAATCTTGTAACATTCAGGAGTCTTCTGGGCCTTGTAAGCTGCATTTTCTCCCAGGGCATCTGTCCACACTTATTCTCAAATCtttgagctttcttcttccctctaaGTCAgaaggttctcagccttcctaatgctgcgtgTGACCCTTACGTTGTGCtggccccaaccataaaattatttttgttgctacttcatacctgtaattttgctgctgttatgaattgtaatgtaaatgtctgttttcCATCATCTTAGGCAACCCCCGCGAAAGTGTCTTTCaacctccaaaggggttgtaacccacagtAACCGCTCTTCTAAGAGGCAGTGTTTCAGTTCAGAGGAAACAGCTGAACAACACCCCAATATTTCTGCCTCTCAGAAGAATTCTTGTTCTATTCTatttgctttattaaaattaGGTTTTTAGTAGCCCCAGaatataattttccattttccacAAGACTCAAcaacagagctggagagacagctctgccatggagcacttactgctcttgtagaggacggGTTTAGCTTGCAGCGCTCACGCACTGGGCTGTAACCAGTTCCAGGACGTCCAGTGTCCTGGCTTCCAAAGACTTCTGTATACACACAATGTGTATAAAtttatacagacatgcacacatgcatagaacttttattttgttctttgagagagggtttctctgtgttgccccgGAACTtacactgtagaccaggttggacccAAACTCAAAGATTTTCCTGCCCCTGtgttccaagtgttgggattaaaggcctatgccaccactgccctgataatataactttttaaaaagtattgtttTACAAAGCTTACAAAAGCAATATGAATTCTAAAATACTTTCTGAGAAGATGGTAAGCTGGATAAAATGGCTAgaatctgcaatcccagcaactCAAGAGAAGCCAGGCACCAGGACCGAGGtcagtaaattcaaggccagtctgggatagagagtgagtctgaggccaggaaGAGGATGGGGGAGGCAGAACCTGTTGtttcatgcctctaatcccagctacTCTGGTAGGAAGGGTCCAAAGGCCTATATGGGCTAGGCAGTGCGTTCAAGCTCAAGACTAGCCTCGAAAAGCcgccggtggtggtgcacgcctttaatcccagcactcaagaggcagaggcaggcggatctctgtgagttcgaagccagtctgttctacgagagctagttccaggacaggttctaaaactacagcgaaaccctgtcttgaaaaacaaaacaaaaacaaacaaacaaaaaaaggacaaGCCTGGAAAACTTAgggagactccatctcaaaataaaaaggttttgggctgggcgatggtggcgcatgcctttaatcccagcacttgggaggcagaggcaggcggatctctatgagttccaggccagcctggtctacagagctagttcccggacaggctccaaagccacagcgaaaccctatcttgaaaaaacaaaaaaccaaaacaaaacaaaacaaaaaacaaaaataaaaaggctttttttttaatttttttctttttctttttaagaggctGATATTCTATGGCAAGATGGAAGGGAGAAGCAAGGAAATCATGTGGAAGTTTAAAAGTCAAGTAGCAGGAAGCTCACTGCTCAGAGACAAAAACAagcttaatctcagcactcgaggCAAAGGAAGgagtatctctgagttcaaggacagcctgatctacagagagttccTGGTTAGCCAGGGCTGTCAACACAGTGAATCCCGGtctcaacacaaaaacaaacaacaaaaatcacccccctccaaaaaaaaagccaaggtgAACAGTGAGAGAAATTGACTGGCAAAAATATCGTTGTCCTATGATATACgcaagcctctctctctctctctctctctctctctctctctctctctctctctctctctctctctctcagaacatCTCGTGCTCGATGAGATCTCCACCATTAAGCTATAGCCCCAGAGTTTTGTTTTACATTATTCTTTATTCCATGTGTGGGTACACtcatgcagaagtcagaggaccGTTTCCGgaagtcatttctttttattttatgttttaccacgtGAGTCACACGAATCAAACTGAGGTTGTCGTGTTTGTTGTTGTCTTTATCTGCTGTTTACCagcacaccccaacacacacacacacacaattatttttttttctcatgaggcAGTCCTGGGACTGAAATATAGTCCAGTTGCTAGCATTTGCCCAGCgtgcacaaggccctaggtttaatcccagtaccaaagaagctaagcatggtggcctgcaattgcaatcccagcacttggaaggtagggGCAGGAAAACGAGACGTTCTATGTCACCCTCAACTACATATCAAGgtggaggctagcctggaacacaGAAGACCCTGACTCAGGGAGCTGGTTTTCCAGCCTCTTTCTAAGTACCTCCGTCCCGCCTAATCAGCCTCTTAAAATTCTTCCAGATTCAGCTCAACGCGGTGCTAAGTCTTGGACAGTTCAACACGGATTTACGTCTCTTCTCCTCCCGCCTCCTCCCTACACACGTCTCTAGCGCCTGGTACTCGCTCTAGACCACTTATTAGACTTAGTCCACGCCGGTCTCCCTGGGGACAGCTTCTTCACCCTCACAACCATCGTTCAGCTTGTTTCGAGTCCTGGCTGCCTAGCGTGAAAAGACAGTGAAGGTGCAAAAGTCCAGAATCGGACGCTATCCTGTAAACGACCTTGAACGCGCGCCCCGGAGGGAGGGCAGCCCTCTCAACTGTCGGTGGCCTTAGGCACGCGAAGCCCCGTCTCTAGAACACCCTGCCAGGCGCCGCCAGGACACGAGAGGTGGGTGGGAGGTGGAAAGCAACTGAACAAGCAAGCGCTGCCCTGGGGGAGGCGGACTATGGTGTCATATGATTGCCTAGTCACATGATTCTTAGAAATggggtgtggagagagagaggaaagggaggaggaatgtGAATTGAGTAGAAAAGAAACACGGCTTTCCTGGAGAGTCCCGCCTCTATGTAGACAAGTAACCAATGGAAGCCCTGGATCCCCAACCCATGGCTAATGGAAACTGGGGTGGGCGGGCCATCGCGCAGCCAAGCCCTAGTCCAGAAGCTGACCGCCAGATGCCTCCCAGGGAGCTCGGACCCCGAAGCAGGTAGGAGGACCCGTTGCAGACGTCTTCCCTGTTACTGGCCGGAGGCCTGGCCAGGCTGCTGTACAACTGAGGCTCCCCTGGAGTCCCTACTCAGAGACAAGAGAAGACCTGTCTCTCGATATCTCCTAGGGATATCTTTCTGATGCACTAAAGAGGGGTTTTGATTTGGGAGGAGTGGGAGCAGTTGTTGAGAACCCCCAGTAAGAGGCTCCCCTTGACCGGCATGTCGGGAAGCTGCAGGCGTTTCTCCAGAGCAGTAACCACCCCTCTCTCGGGCCAGCTCTCTGTGCCTCCCATCTGTCTCCAGGTCCTGGCTCTTTCTCATTCCGGTGCCGTGAGGAGTCTCCGCGGCGGCTTGCAGTGGGCTGGGATCTCCCGCCCTTGGTCCCAAAGCTCAGAGGGGTTGGGAGCAGGACCGGGCGGGAGTAGTGGCTGAATCTCTGGAAAGTGTCAGCCGTATTTCCTTTCTGGAGGGTGAGGAAGCTAACTTCCGCCTCTCCCCGCCACTTTTTCCTGCTCCTCTGCTAGATTGGCTCACCTTTTGGGAAATTCATCTTCCCCTTGACACTCGGAGTTGGGGGGTGCCACCTAGTGGAAGATTTCGAAGCCAGGGCCTTGAAAGGCCCCTCAGGCTGTTTGAACAGAGTGGTGTAGAGGTAGCCACTGCCTAACCCTAAGGAGGGGATTTAGGTTTCCCCACCCCATTCTAATCTGGCCAACAGATGACCTCTGGGATAGTCTGAGTTAGGGGAGAGGGCTTTGAAAACCTAGAGaaggaagggggggaggggaaggggggacaCAGATCCTCTATTAGCCCCGGCTGGTCTCATTGTCACCTTGTAGCCCgtgttgacctggaacttgcaatcgtcttacttcagcctcccaagtactggggtcaAAGGCATGCCTAACATGCCTAGCGGAAGTTGGGATTTCTTGCCTTCCGTGGACACCAGTGTTCACACAGAGATTGATAAACACGGGGAACAATTTCTGAGGCCCTCAGCAAGCATCAGTGGCACCTCCAGGACTAGGACCCAAGTGCAGATTCTACACAGTCCCTGTCCCCACctgtttcctctttttctttcttttttttttccaccttgagacaggatccttttgtcctgactatcctggaactagctttgtagaccaggctggtctcgaactcacagagatccacctgcctctgcctcccgaatgctgggattaaaggcgtgcgccaccacctggctgtacCCATGCTATTTCTATCCTGCATAGGTCACCTGCCTGAGAAATATGCTCTGCCCCCTCCTTTTGTACCTCTAGTCTCTGGGGTTCACCTTCCCCCGGTAATGTCGAGGGATGTCAGTTGGCATGTGAACCCAGGTCCAATATCCTCTGTCTGTTTGCCCTGACTTGATCCTTGGGCATGGATTTGGAAAGTGAAAGTTAACGTGGTTACTGCCTTCATAGTTGTCGCAGAGAAATGCAGCAAGGAACGACAAAGTGGCCCCCGAGAGGGTCTGTGAATATTGCAGCTTTTGCTGCTCCAGGCGGGGGAATGTCACTCTGGGTTGTCGGGTAAGCCAGCTGAGCTGGGAAAAGGCTTTATAGGGAAGTGAGAGGCTCGGTTCCTCCTGCTGACAAGGAGGGGCACTGAAGCAGCACACTTGATTTTCCACTTGCCACTGAGTTTCGGTTTCTGGGTAGGAGAGACAGGTGGTGTGTTTGAGGCGTCCAAAGGGGCTCTGGTGCTGCTGGGGGCAGGCATGGGGAGGCTGGTGCTGCGGGGAGGGCTCATTATAAAATTAGCTTTGAGACTAACCCAGCCTCTGTGCCCTTCCCCTGGGTGAGGAGGGGACAGTTGTGGGCAGGCAGTGGCTGGCCTGTGGGGAAGGCAACCCAGACTCCACTGGTCACCACACTTCCGTTTTCACAACTTTCTCATCCCCTTGGGTTTCCATGTGATCACGTGACTGACAACTCTGTTTCCCCAACGCCTTTGAAAGGCGCGTGTGGGAGTTTAGTGCCAGGCAGGAAGGTGAGGCTGGCTGTCCTCCCATGGCTACTGAAGCCTCCTTTGCCTCCTAGTCTGCGCACGGTCCCGTAGATCGCAGGCACCTGCCTTCGTGACTGTCATAACTCCGTTCCTCGTCACTCACCCGCGGTGTCAGGTGTTAGGCCGTGTGTGAGGACGTGAATCGACACACGTGTGTGCCGGCATTCGTGCCGACCGTTGTGCAAGCCGGCACAAGGGCGATGCACACGGGGTAGGCCGCTGAGTCAGGCAGCGCGTCCGCTTGCCTTCCCGTTCACTTGTTCAGTAAATCCAAGGCATGTCACGCCTTGGCCTGGGCACAGGGAAGTGCATGGCCTCAGATTAGAAGGTGGCAGAGGCTTAAGATGACTGCCAAACTTTCCTTGGCATTTTCAGGCagaccatgtggatcctggggtgCTGGCTGGCCTTAGTGGCAGGGCTGGTGAGTGGAACACTGTGTCCAGATGGCCAGTTCTGCCCCGTTGCCTGCTGCCTGGACCTGGGAGGAGTCAGCTACAGCTGCTGTAACCCTCTTCTGGTGAGTGTCTCGCCCCAGCTGGCAGCCTGGGCCTTCTGGAGGCTACCTTGGATTGGCCAGAAAAGGACTGGCACGGGTCCACTGGTTTATGCCATCTCTTCTTTCCAGGACGCATGGCCTATGATAACAAGCCATCCTCTAGGTGTCTCCTGTCAGATCCATGACCACTGTCCTGCTGGCTACTCTTGTCTCCTCACTGTGTTGGGGACTTCCAGTTGCTGTCCCTTCCCTAAGGTGAGGGTGCCATTGGCGTGGAGGGGGTGCTTCATTTACTCCTGTCCTTCACTCTCCAATCCCAGGCAAAAGGGTCTTGCCCACACAGGCTTCTCTGTGTCCCACAGGGTGTATCTTGTGGTAATGGCTACCATTGCTGCCCCCGGGGCTTCCACTGTAGTGAGGATGGAACATCCTGCATCCGAGTATCAGGTGCTGTGGGACACAGGATGGGGACAGGTGGggagggatgggtgggtgggcaCTATGTGGTTCCTAAAATGCCCGGGAACCCAACTGCCTGGGTGGCCCCCGAGTCCTGTCTGGACAGAGGGACAATCCCGAGAGTAGAAGGGGACAGACAAGGATGTAAAAGTCCAGGTGCTGCGGAGTGATCTAATACCTGCCCACTTTCACGGGATGCCTCTGTCATCTCTCTGAAGTAGGGGCTAGCTTGTGGGAAGCGTGGCTTGGGATCCTGGGCAATCACTTAAGCCCTGGTACCAGTTGTTAGGCTGCCTGCAGCTGGGCCTACAGTTCCCATAGTAACGACGTTGAGTGACCTGAGAGTGACCTTTACGGACTGGATCCGTAGAAtcctggactcttttttttttttttttttttttttttttttttttatagatttatttatttattatgtatacaacattctgccttgatgtatgcccacacgccagaggagggcgccagatctcagtacagatggttgtgagccaccatgtggttgctgggaattgaactcaggacctctggaagagcagccagtgctcttaacctctgagccatctctccagcccaatcctGGACTCTTTTGTCTGCAGATAACCTCGTGGGTGCCATCCAGTGCCCTGGTAGCCAGTTCGAATGCCCCTACTCCTCTACCTGCTGCATTATGATTGACGGTTCCTGGGGATGCTGCCCCATGCCCCAGGTACAggtgtgggggagtgggggtgactgagctgggagctggggctgTCAACGATGGATTATGGACCAGCTATCTCTTCGCAGGCCTCTTGCTGTGAAGACAGAGTACATTGCTGTCCCCATGGGGCCTCCTGTGACATGGTTCATACACGATGCGTTACATCTTTGGGCACCTACCCCCTACTAAGGAAGTTCCCTGCGCAAAGGTCCAGCAGAGCAGGTGAGGAGGTGGGAGGCCATCCAGCTAGCCCTTGGGGTGGAGCCACGTTTAACTCTTGGCTGGAAAAAAGTTCCCCCCTGCCCTGGCGGCCCCTCCCACATGTCTTATTCCTCTTTCAGTGGCTTTGCATGCCTCTGTGGTGTGCCCCGATGCGCAGACCCAGTGCCCTGATGATTCCACCTGCTGTGAGCTGCCCACTGGGAAGTATGGCTGCTGTCCAATGCCCAACGTGAGTGAAGGGCTGGAGCCAGCTGGGCCTGGACATAGCCTTCCTTACAAGGGGCCCCTAGGAACTGGGCTGATGACTGGGAGCTTCCGGGCTCGTGCTGCCCCCTAGTGGGGGACTGGGGGAGTGTCCGTCATCAGCCTGGCTTGCTCCCTGTGTTCCCTAGAAACTGGAATTCAGAGACCCGGTTTTGTCCCAACCTAGGCCATCTGCTGCTCCGACCATCTGCACTGCTGTCCCCAGGACACTGTGTGTGACCTGATCCAGAGTAAGTGCCTATCCAAGGACTACACCACGGACCTCCTGACCAAGCTGCCTGGATACCCAGGTATAGGCATCTGCTCCATAAGGAGGTGGCTCAGCTCAGTtctgggatggaggtgggagtagGTGTTAACTGCATGCATATCCCCTCTACACCGGCCTTGCCTGAGGTTCGCTGTGGCTTGAGATAGCTTCGTACTTGGTTCTGTACCCTTGATGACATGTCTTCTGCTACAGTGAAGGAGGTGAAGTGCGACACGGAGGTGAGCTGCCCAGATGGGTACACTTGCTGCCGCCTCGCCAGCGGGGCCTGGGGCTGCTGTCCCTTTACCAAGGTACCTGGGAGCAGTGGGCATACGGGTCCAGGCAGCGGGACAGCTGGCTTGGCTCCAGTGCGTATTGGCCTTTCTCTGTCCACCGTAGGCTGTGTGCTGTAAGGACCATATACACTGCTGCCCAACAGGGTTTCATTGCCACACAGAGACAGGAACCTGTGAGATGGGAGACCTCCGGGTACCCTGGATGAAGAAGGTCACGGCCCCCCTCAGCCTGCCAAACCCACAAATCTTCAAGCGTGACGTCCACTGTGATGATTTCACTAGCTGCCCTGCTAACAACACCTGCTGCAGTCTCGGTTCTGGGAGCTGGGCCTGTTGTCCCATCCCGCAGGTACAGGGGTAGGGAGACAGCAGTTTAGGGGTGGGGACAGCATCTTGGCCTGGGCAAGTGGGTGGCGAGAGGCccgtttctttattcttctgcatTCTGCCTAGTCCACGGTGGTACCCCATGCTGTGATTTGTCCCCAGTCGGAGGA
The Microtus pennsylvanicus isolate mMicPen1 chromosome 11, mMicPen1.hap1, whole genome shotgun sequence genome window above contains:
- the Grn gene encoding progranulin; amino-acid sequence: MEALDPQPMANGNWGGRAIAQPSPSPEADRQMPPRELGPRSRQTMWILGCWLALVAGLVSGTLCPDGQFCPVACCLDLGGVSYSCCNPLLDAWPMITSHPLGVSCQIHDHCPAGYSCLLTVLGTSSCCPFPKGVSCGNGYHCCPRGFHCSEDGTSCIRVSDNLVGAIQCPGSQFECPYSSTCCIMIDGSWGCCPMPQASCCEDRVHCCPHGASCDMVHTRCVTSLGTYPLLRKFPAQRSSRAVALHASVVCPDAQTQCPDDSTCCELPTGKYGCCPMPNAICCSDHLHCCPQDTVCDLIQSKCLSKDYTTDLLTKLPGYPVKEVKCDTEVSCPDGYTCCRLASGAWGCCPFTKAVCCKDHIHCCPTGFHCHTETGTCEMGDLRVPWMKKVTAPLSLPNPQIFKRDVHCDDFTSCPANNTCCSLGSGSWACCPIPQAVCCPDHKTCCPQGFSCTATGYCQKGDRVEASLEKTPVRQITLSQTGDIGCDQNTSCPVGQTCCPSRKGGWACCQLPHAVCCEDGQHCCPTGYTCNVKARTCEKDVHSVQASAPLTFGPKVGDVDCGGGHFCHDNQTCCRDSQGGWACCPYVKGTCCADGRHCCPTGFHCSAKGTKCSRKKTPRWDMFLRDPAPRQLL